The Hippoglossus stenolepis isolate QCI-W04-F060 chromosome 11, HSTE1.2, whole genome shotgun sequence genome includes a window with the following:
- the cdc7 gene encoding cell division cycle 7-related protein kinase: MELSPVCTEGLSTDGSIIKSDRAQRKSKVPRDVEVDIEFLYKAVPQLAKVFRIVDKIGEGTFSSVYLGEAQMRDGRKERFALKHLIPTSHPTRIAAELQCLTVAGGKENVMGASYCFRKEDHVVIVMPYMEHQAIVDIISSLTFEEVRLYIYHLLKSLKHIHQFGIIHRDIKPNNFLYNRNSKMYALVDFGLAQGTADTQIELLKVVRQRPTQKGGGSTGKQDTTQRSKAQSRLHPKSTANTTASTSLPVPPRQSTALPPSSSSSSTTTTTPSSASRRALVKKARSVTTTVTTSTPRTKHTKDLTRLSKVPRPVFGEKNLNSCLPASSSTKQAAIMTELVKPIKTEDPASRRYSSAIRGPLAVRSQTQKPQRTLQQGLTCNCYLTDRVCNICLSRKQQVAARAGTPGFRAPEVLTKCPNQGTAIDVWSAGVILLSLLSGRYPFFKASDDLIALTQIMTIRGSRETVQAAKSFGKAVVCSKELPRQDLRTLCETLRGRRPSPGDEVTPLNGASKDAAHHPKTPDDTPTYRPTEGTLKQHESGVGQTLPNHPEHSGSKDASPLLDKQTSEVESSERGWDRVPDEAYNLLDRLMDLNPTTRITAAQALQHPLFKDL; this comes from the exons ATGGAGCTGTCTCCTGTGTGCACTGAAGGCCTCAGCACAGACGGATCTATCATCAAGTCTGACAGAGCtcagaggaaaagcaaagtcccAA GAGATGTGGAGGTGGACATTGAGTTCCTCTATAAAGCCGTTCCTCAGCTGGCCAAGGTTTTCCGCATCGTAGACAAAATTGGAGAAG GAACCTTCAGCTCCGTGTACCTGGGTGAGGCTCAGATGCGTGACGGAAGGAAAGAGAGGTTTGCTCTGAAGCACCTCATTCCAACCAGCCATCCTACACGCATTGCTGCTGAGCTTCAGTGTCTCACGGTTGCTGG aggCAAAGAGAATGTGATGGGGGCGTCTTACTGCTTCAGGAAGGAGGACCATGTTGTGATTGTCATGCCGTATATGGAGCATCAAGCTATTGtg GACATCATCAGCTCACTGACCTTCGAAGAGGTTCGTCTGTACATCTATCACCTGTTGAAATCCCTGAAACACATCCACCAGTTTGGAATCATTCACCGAGACATCAAACCAAACAACTTCCTCTACAACAGGAACAGCAAAAT gtatgCTCTGGTGGACTTTGGCCTGGCTCAGGGAACAGCGGACACACAGATTGAGCTGTTGAAGGTGGTGAGGCAGAGGCCAACACAAAAAGGTGGAGGGTCCACGGGGAAACAAGACACCACACAGCGGAGCAAAGCACAATCCAGACTCCATCCAAAAAGCACAGCAAACACCACAGCCTCAACCTCACTACCTGTGCCCCCAAGGCAATCCACGGCCCtgccaccttcctcctcctcttcttcaactaccactaccacaccTTCCTCAGCCTCTCGGAGAGCACTTGTTAAAAAAGCACGTTCTGTCACCACCACCGTCACCACCTCCACACCTCGCACAAAGCACACAAAG gatTTGACAAGACTGAGCAAAGTGCCACGGCCGGTTTTTGGGGAGAAGAACCTCAACAGCTGCcttccagcttcctcctccaccaaacAGGCTGCCATTATGACAGAG ctGGTAAAACCCATCAAAACAGAGGACCCTGCCAGCAGGAGGTACTCCTCAGCCATCCGTGGGCCCCTGGCTGTCAGGAGCCAGACCCAGAAGCCTCAGAGGACTTTACAGCAGGGCCTCACCTGTAACTGCTACCTGACCGACCGCGTCTGCAACATCTGCCTGTCCAG GAAGCAGCAGGTGGCAGCCAGGGCTGGAACTCCAGGCTTCAGGGCACCAGAAGTCCTCACAAAGTGTCCCAACCAAGGGACAG CCATAGACGTGTGGTCAGCTGGTGTGATTCTGCTCTCGCTGCTCAGTGGCCGTTACCCGTTCTTCAAAGCCAGCGATGACCTGATTGCTCTCACTCAGATTATGACCATACGAGGCTCCAGGGAGACCGTACAGGCTGCCAAGTCGTTTG GTAAGGCGGTGGTGTGCAGTAAGGAGCTACCAAGGCAGGATCTCAGAACCCTGTGTGAGACGCTGAGAGGACGAAGACCATCACCTGGTGATGAAGTCACACCCCTCAATGGAGCAAGTAAAGACGCTGCTCACCATCCAAAGACCCCAGATGATACACCTACATATCGTCCCACTGAGGGAACATTGAAGCAACATGAAAGTGGAGTAGGTCAAACTCTCCCAAACCATCCTGAGCACTCAGGCAGCAAAGACGCCTCCCCCCTCCTTGATAAACAGACGTCAGAGGTGGAGAGCAGTGAGCGAGGCTGGGACAGAGTCCCCGACGAAGCCTACAACTTGCTGGACCGGCTGATGGATCTGAACCCCACCACCAGGATCACAGCTGCACAGGCACTGCAGCACCCGCTGTTCAAAGACTTGTGA
- the glmna gene encoding glomulin, FKBP associated protein a — protein MALEQLSDVVQRCQALPDDSYTTEDHNVFTVAGRTCIEEGNTAQVLSIVLDEQNQEIVRCMGWNLLPPLVQVFLNKDDRNLPQCLAIFNHLLETCRPKELLIGLLELLEQDDPVTIAESLHLLLTPLQKVLLCLGDRKASSLGMTLSSVLDQVAKLPIPHTKEQEEDDVFSLCRCCTDLTAFVRPFVLEAKQNLMNDELSESTNKLTIGQDTDKEDELRTELLKFCMKSLSHPLLEAQLKDPDTLPVSPLRSFASEIMNTLSAIGEPLSSLVYQPLLRRKQVLGFLEEEVRYPKESLASLTHLVFVHHLAADTFPCVFSPVFSLRCNMEHICLLLSRTEETRIQKGLELYEKTLVRVEDSSLSADLLEIKSFLTVPQNLLKVMTICPRNDLRTKGLKVLQLSIDKFDTEAKYNFFQYMLKTSKHSGLEGYIIKNIKNQIDFALQPGNSNTWFQGDHLLPLLRKVLILPDGPETDLLQYLDRVMESLNLLRYLVIRDKVTENQTGIWTELYKIEDTFLKPLRVGVNMSRAHYERELHTTDTKKSRAKEESKLSVSVGDEKLPNMTSESQIQALHSALHTFDMIESVLVRIEELVDPRENL, from the exons ATGGCTCTGGAGCAGCTCAGCGATGTGGTCCAGAGATGT caAGCACTCCCTGATGATAGCTACACCACTGAGGACCATAACGTCTTTACTGTTGCTGGGCGAACCTGCATCGAGGAGGGAAACACTGCACAGGTCCTCAGCATTGTCCTGGACGAACAGAATCAG GAGATAGTGAGATGTATGGGCTGGAATCTGCTGCCTCCCCTGGTTCAAGTATTCCTGAATAAAGACGACCGGAACCTTCCTCAATGCCTCGCCATTTTTAACCACCTGCTGGAG ACTTGCAGACCCAAGGAGCTACTGATTGGTCTAttggagctgctggagcaggACGATCCTGTCACCATTGCAGAAAgtctccatctgctgctgaCCCCTCTACAGAAAG TGCTGCTGTGCCTGGGCGACCGTAAGGCCTCGTCCCTGGGCATGACCCTGTCCTCTGTGCTGGACCAGGTGGCCAAACTGCCTATACCTCACAccaaggagcaggaggaggatgacgtCTTCTCGCTTTGCCGCTGCTGCACCGACCTGACAGCCTTTGTCAGACCCTTTGTCCTCGAGGCCAAACAAAACCTGATGAACGACGAGCTGAGCGAGAGCACGAACAAGCTGACGATCGGGCAAGACACCGATAAAGAAGACGAGCTGCGCACAGAGCTTCTGAAGTT ctgcatgaaGAGTCTGAGTCACCCGTTGTTGGAGGCACAACTCAAGGATCCTGACACTCTGCCCGTGTCTCCTCTCAGGAGTTTTGCCTCAGAGATTATG aaCACCCTCAGTGCTATCGGCGAGCCCCTATCCAGCCTCGTGTACCAGCCTctgctgaggaggaaacaggttCTGGGttttctggaggaggaggtgcgtTATCCTAAAGAGTCTTTGGCGAGCCTCACTCACCTGGTGTTCGTCCATCACCTGGCTGCAGATACGTTCCCCTGTGTCTTCAG tCCCGTGTTCTCTCTTCGGTGCAACATGGAACACATCTGCCTCCTCTTGTCCAG aaCTGAGGAGACCAGGATTCAGAAAGGACTG GAGCTGTATGAGAAGACTCTGGTGCGGGTAGAGGACAGCAGCCTGTCTGCTGATCTGCTGGAGATCAAATCCTTCCTCACAGTCCCTCAG aacTTGTTGAAGGTTATGACAATATGTCCAAGGAACGATTTG AGAACTAAAGGTCTTAAGGTGTTACAGCTGAGCATTGATAAATTTGACACTGAAGCCAAGTATAATTTCTTCCA GTACATGCTGAAGACCAGTAAACACTCAGGACTCGAAGGCTAcatcatcaaaaacatcaaGAACCAGATAGACTTTGCCCTGCAG CCGGGAAACAGTAACACCTGGTTTCAGGGGGATCACCTGCTCCCTCTGCTGCGTAAGGTCCTCATTCTCCCAGACGGACCAGAGACCGACCTCCTGCAGTACCTGGACag AGTCATGGAGTCTCTGAACCTGCTGCGTTACCTGGTCATCAGAGATAAAGTGACTGAGAACCAG ACGGGGATCTGGACAGAACTGTATAAAATCGAGGACACGTTCCTGAAGCCTCTGCGTGTTGGTGTGAACATGTCGAGAGCTCACTATGAGAGGGAGCTGCACACCACGGACACCAAGAAGAGCAGGGCCAAAG AAGAGTCGAAGCTCTCTGTGAGTGTTGGTGACGAGAAGCTGCCAAACATGACGTCAGAGTCCCAGATTCAG GCTCTGCACTCGGCGCTGCACACGTTTGACATGATCGAGAGCGTGTTGGTGCGGATAGAGGAACTCGTCGATCCGAGGGAAAATCTGTAG
- the rpap2 gene encoding putative RNA polymerase II subunit B1 CTD phosphatase rpap2, giving the protein METEQRRKAHKTSKNGGKREKAMTVEEEARRREVVTEKLRQRLDLEQRALKVVERLLDDSVAEDFLVDCAKFITSANYKDAIEERGIAKLCGYPICPNKLGKIPTQQYKICTKTNKVYDITERKCYCSNFCYKASKEFELQISNTPLWLRQHESDQEIKLLKKGDGGSSGEVVILSDRRLQEEDVENLLTAEPGQPDSSQQGGAAGAHSDTSDVEQEQDFVSSVVSQRHGRRVHWGALPKRTDEDEEGKRGKMERREKQSREGDKEEIEHPQSQKAEKGTIKEDEQGKESHALKTENRTDAEKLHARNTDPAEEEDSPKEPSVEEVTAKIDLCSLSEGVTHTVSLCVDSTPAQAEPVTLLISPPLTDSQPPAGNKPLSSSTLTSHSTTLPPQRGLGITQVGMSKKGAAGLRDLLKNHTAAPKPDSARLNLLECLRRTLKEWSTDETLKFLYGADHSKGSPFADLKSEKDDGEEELDEDDIEDEIPVEVVEVADAAAALYYKNLREESQQLELRVKEFYKGMWPEGIEAPNDNKVTVQDQDTTDPALPLVDSQAQHLIQKQIAVEKLTNCLRNIVGPLHLTMSDVSADLNNLVKTFRFSNTNIIHKTPEWTLIAVMLLHLLSDVSLVVREAFEMTASAAYLNTMMEELGLQQQDLLNLVRLFKTPAH; this is encoded by the exons ATGGAgacggagcagaggaggaaagctCACAAAACCTCCAAAAATG GTGGGAAACGCGAGAAAGCGATGACTGTTGAAGAAGAAGCAAGAAG GAGGGAGGTAGTGACGGAGAAGCTGAGGCAGAGGCTGGATCTGGAGCAAAGAGCCCTGAAGGTGGTGGAGCGTCTCCTTGACGACAGTGTGGCTGAAGACTTCCTGGTTGACTGT GCCAAATTCATCACTTCAGCTAATTACAAAGACGCTATCGAGGAGAGAGGGATTGCTAAACTGTGTGGTTATCCCATATGTCCAAATAAACTGGGCAAG ATCCCAACTCAACAGTATAAAATTTGTACTAAGACCAATAAAGTGTACGACATTACAGAGCGCAAG TGTTATTGCAGTAACTTCTGTTACAAAGCCTCCAAGGAGTTTGAACTACAAATATCAAACACTCCTCTTTGGCTCAGGCAGCATGAGAG CGATCAAGAAATTAAACTGCTGAAGAAAGGAGATGG TGGGAGCTCTGGAGAGGTGGTGATTCTGTCAGACAGGCGTCTCCAAGAGGAGGACGTTGAGAATCTGCTGACCGCTGAGCCCGGGCAGCCTGACAGCTCCCAACAAGGTGGTGCTGCAGGTGCCCACAGCGACACCAGTGACGTGGAACAAGAACAGGACTTTGTCTCCAGCGTTGTGTCGCAGCGGCACGGTCGCAGGGTGCACTGGGGTGCCCTGCCTAAACgcacagatgaagatgaggaaggaAAACGagggaagatggagaggagagagaaacagagcagagagggggATAAGGAGGAGATCGAGCATCCTCAAAGTCAGAAAGCAGAGAAGGGAACAATTAAAGAAGATGAGCAAGGAAAAGAGTCTCATGCACTGAAAACAGAGAATAGAACTGATGCAGAAAAGCTGCATGCAAGAAATACTGACCCGGCAGAGGAAGAAGACTCGCCAAAGGAACCCAGTGTGGAAGAGGTTACAGCTAAGATTGATCTGTGCAGTTTGTCTGAAGGAGTCACTCACactgtttccctgtgtgtggaCTCAACACCTGCACAGGCAGAACCTGTAACACTGCTCATCTCTCCTCCACTTACTGACTCTCAACCCCCGGCAGGAAACAAACCCCTCTCCTCTTCAACACTAACCAGCCACAGCACAACATTGCCCCCCCAGCGAGGACTCGGCATCACCCAGGTGGGTATGAGTAAGAAAGGGGCAGCGGGGTTACGAGATCTACTCAAGAACCACACGGCTGCACCCAAACCCGACTCCGCCCGGCTGAATCTCCTCGAGTGTTTGAGAAGAACCTTGAAGGAATGGAGCACGGACGAGACCTTGAAATTCCTGTACGGTGCTGACCATTCAAAAGGCTCTCCTTTCGCTGATCTAAAAAGTGAGAAGGAtgacggagaggaggagctggatgaAGATGACATTGAGGATGAGATTCCTGTAGAGGTTGTTGAAGTggctgatgcagcagcagctctataCTATAAGAACCTGAGGGAGGAGAGCcagcagctggagctcagagTAAAGGAGTTTTATAAAGGGATGTGGCCTGAGGGGATAGAGGCGCCAAATGACAACAAG GTGACAGTCCAGGACCAGGACACAACAGACCCAGCTCTGCCACTTGTTGACTCTCAAGCTCAGCACCTCATCCAGAAACAAATCGCAGTGGAGAAGCTCACCAATTG tcTCAGAAACATTGTGGGTCCGCTGCATCTCACCATGAGTGACGTCTCTGCTGACCTGAACAACCTGGTCAAGACGTTCAG gttcagcaacacaaacatcatccaCAAAACTCCAGAGTGGACCCTCATTGCTGTGATGCTTCTACATCT GTTGTCAGATGTGTCTCTGGTGGTGAGAGAGGCCTTTGAGATGACGGCATCAGCGGCGTATTTGAACACGATGATGGAAGAGCTCGGTCTCCAACAGCAGGATCTGTTGAACTTAGTCCGGCTGTTTAAAACCccagcacactga